TGACAGACAGAGGAATAGAACCTGTCCTACTTGAAGTTATCTATCTAAAATGTCCTACAATCTAGTGCAACTCAGTATCTCATTTTGGTTACGCAAAAGTGCATTTCTCGAACACACTCCAATTAAACCtaagttgatattctcttgttctTGTGTGAAGTCGTGGAATGGTTGCTTTTGATCCGCATCAACTAACTCATGCGTGTCGTGAGTTCCAAATCAAAAGTATCGCAAGAAACATAAAAGGCCAACATTTTAGGTAAGGGAGAAAGTCATAGAAGGTGGTTTCCCTTATCATGATTGAAAGCAATTGTACAATGGGGAACACAAGCCATTCTGTACAAGTGCACAGTCATGTAATCGCAGGGAAAGTTTTGGTGATGATAAAGCGTCGATGGTTCGCTTTATTTCTCTACATCCTGTCTTGGCTTTTAAGGAGTCGATGACTCCTCTCTTTCATTAAGTTGAGGTAGTTGCATGAACCACCAGAATCAAAAAGGAAATCGTGGAGAAACTCTTAGAAGGTTTCATTTTTAAGCATTAACTTGACGCGTGAAGAATTATGAAcacatgaaaattatttctacGTTTCATAAAAAATCATTGCGAACTGATCCAGTATGCAATCTTCTCAGTGTCCGATCCTATGGATTGCACATGAAATTTACTAAGTCCAAAACAAAGATTATAAAATTCATTAATACAAACGACTTTTAGCATAGTAAGACTTAACACTGATCTGAGAGCCTACCTCTGACATATTCACTTCCATGCCTACGTGCGCGCTCAAGCAATCATCGTGTAGTTTTACCCTTGATAAATAAGCTATATTTTAGGGTTAGGATCAATCCTTCCTTGATAGAGAAAAGAGTAACGATCGACAAATGCCGAGTTGGAATAATGGAAAACAATCCTTGTTCGAAACCGTTTCCAGACTGTAATATTCGGACATAAAGCTGAAAATCACGCGTGAGTTCGTTCGCCGCTTCTTCAGTCGAGCGTGGAGTGGTAAGCAGCGAACTTGTTTGAAATAGCAGCTTTGTCAAATATGTTTTACATCGTCATAATCGGAATTCATAGTGAAAGTGGCAGCACCGTTACATACTCCTATGTTAGCTTAGCGAGTTTTTATGCTGTTAAGCTAACTCCAACGGATATGCTCCCATCTTAGCTGCGGAAATTCCTTGTAAAATTGAAACGTTCAGTTGAAAACAAGCAGTTACagggaaaaaataattcaagtttCCGTCGATTCGCAGTGAACTAAGTAAGTTGTTCATCATTAAGATATCATTGAATTAGGTGAGGAATCAAATTTTTCCAGCCACAAATTGTTTCCCTTATTTTATACTCAGATGATTTTGGTCCATATTGTATTATCTTTTTGCAAATAAGAAGTACCATTCTATGAAAAGAATTAATGTATTACAGTTATTTAAAGTGCTCTTCGAGagcataaataaataaagggggtaagttcctaaagaaactgtggtgcagcatcggtgggagagtatgacagggtaatttagtattatcaactgagttgattacgtaattttgccaccgtaaagagttcaaaagctgaagtttcaagcTTTAGCCCTTCTCAATCACTCTAActtcagcttttgaactcttcaaaacttcagctttttaCGGTGGCAaagttacgttatcaactcagtcgataatactaaattaccctcttCGAAAGCACAAAATAGTGGCAGATGCATGGGTACAACATTCAATTCTGcttgataaaattataaaagataaACAGTTTTGCAATTGGGAGAAGTCAAATGAGCAGACGTTAATAAAGGAGATTTTTCTCGCTAACAAGATATCGAAATGAGTATCTCAAATGCACTCATCGGATGCTGGGTTTTTTGACTATCACGATAGAGAGCTGATGACGGCCGATCATTCACAATAACGAATGGGAgagaatgatcaccaacaaaagcgAAAGTCAAGCTTCGTCTGTTCCCTGTAAACGGGCCCCCTGCAAATCATGATTTAAACGAATTTGCTGTTGATGGTCCAATTCTGCACGGTGTAAGGCGAAATTACTCATGTTACTCGCCACTAAGGCCTTGTTTTGATAACAAGTCGGTAATCTTAAAGAGCAGTGGAACTTCCTTCTGCTTATACCATTTCTGATATCAACGGCCATTTTGTCTACCACAACGAAATCACTCGTTCAGCTCTCTTGGTGAAGTTTAAACAGAAAGCATCGTAGAAACCGTTATGGAGCTGTGGTAAAGTGCTTCCAATAGCCTTAATTCTACTAAAGAGGGGTAGTTAAGCGAGCCAAGTTTACTCAGACTATCAGATTTGTTAGCGCAGCAAATAGTGGTGGGAAAGCGGTGGGTAATCAGCAAAAGCTTGCAAATATAAATCTAGCTACTGTAATTCAGAAAAGTACACACACGTAATTCGCAAAGCCACACACGCACACCCAGCAAGTAGTAGAGGTAAATAGCAGAGAAAACTAACCTGCATCGACGATGATTCATTGCTACGTAAAGAGAGACAGTTGAAACTGAAAGAGGAAGTTTGAGAGAGTGGCGCTCCTTTTTTTGTGACGTCATTTACTTAGGCGAGTGTTCCTAGCACTAGGGGACTCCAGCCTTAATACCTGCTCGCAACTGATTTGCGCTCCGCCGAGTTCAGCGTCTTCCGCAATAATAGTGCTCCTTGAAACTGTTTCTATCACTCAGCGGACTTATGCACTGCTTCACTCTTTAACCTCTTATACAATTCAattggagattttttttgggtaggggaggggggggcagCCATCGTCATACAACACGCGTAAACTCTTTCGTCATTATTCATTCATGTCTTACATCAAATGATAAGTACTTTCTGATGCAAAACACTTGAAGTGAATTAGACAAGTTCCGCTTCATTTGTTGTAAATACTCAGTGCAATTTTATAGTAGTAAAGTAATcagtttttaatgaaaatactttTCAATACACATTCATTAGATAAATAAAATCGTCTTGCATCTGTAAAgcacatttctcttcagtattAAAGACAAGACTGTCTGAAGAAGAAAGACTAacatcaaaaaaaataataataatcgcCTAAAATAAATCAGTTAGGACGTGTGCTTGATTACCAGTAATGTTACCACTAACTGTTTTATTATCAACGGTCGCTGTTTCATATGAGGGCGGTAAAGGAACAAAAAACTGGACAAATACGGCGGCACCTAATATCAACAATGAAATACCCAACGGAATAAGACGTTTTGTAATGAGAGACTTTTTCTCTGATGATGTTAGTCTAATATGATGACTTGTACCACACGCTGTTTCTAACGCACTGTCCTCTAGGTTAAATTCAAGTTCGCCATTACACTCAGTCCGTTTGTTCCCGTCACTAGTCAAGagttcaaaataattgtttgccGCATGAAATCGGCATAAGAATGGAAGGGATGAGGTCTTGTAGATCCAACTGGACAGCATCGCATctgatgaaaaaaggaaagaaaacaagcaGATAACCTTTCCATTTTACATCATATCAAGGGTCAGAATTAGGAACAGGGTTATTATAGATGATTCTCCACTACCCGAGAATCTCAATGAGgtcaaccgttagccgtaaaatggtcaaaatttttaaccgttagccgtgaAAACCATCAGAACTGATAAAAAATTCCTGGGCGTTTCACGTCACGCGGAAATAGATGAGCTCCTGCAAAAGATGGGCCCGTTGGCGCTAACACTTCACATCACATGCCGTCAAGAGGTGACGTCTTCTCAGCGTTTGGGGCAGGCTGGCTCAGGTTGAATTGATTCGAATAATTATCACAGAGAAGTTACAAGCAACCTAGGACCCCCTTTTCACCTCCTAACCACACCCTTGATATAACACCACTACCTCTTTCTCTTCTGCTAACTTCTACATTTATCCAAGTCTCTGATACATTGTACAACGCTGCCTTGATTGCTGTTCGTTCTTTCGCCTGATTgaggcaaacaaaaaagaagcaaaatgatACGAAGTAACGAAGTAAGAAAAGAACCCAAGGTGGGGGAATTAATTTACTGCAAACTAACAACAACTGTAGTattcaatttaataaaaacCGTAAATAATATTGCGTAAATAGCTGAAAATTCAACAAAGCTACTCTAACGcctctttttgtcttttgttcttttttttattcaccaAAACCTCTCTGGCAAAAGACCTCCCCACGTAATGTTCAGGGAGCTGCCAGTTAACCCATTGAATAAAATCGCCCTAGAAAAGGCTCTAAGACACTACCATTACAATGAGAGGTCATCTAGGGCAAATATGTCTTTCTCCGCTCTATTTCAAGGTAAAAAGTATATAAAATAACGCCCAAATACAGACCATGACTACTACAAATATTGAATTACACTACAAtaatatgaaataataaataataaatatgataaataactGATTGATATACTAACCAGCTGTGCTTGCCTCTCCCAGTCTGTTCTCCACAGTAGAATCACATATAAAGACGCCTAAAATACAATCATAAGAGAGTTGAATTTTGAGGAAAAGAGATCCAAACTATTCCAAAAACACCAAAGGTAACCGGGCGCAAAAGCTGAACAGTAATTCAATGGCAATCAGCGGCTCACCTGAGATACGACTCCAATCCCCAAGCCTATCCAGAGACCTTCAAGCGAAATGACATCGGTAAGATCTCATGACAAACTTAACACGCTCGCACAAAGCAAAGCGAGCACACATAAAAAACGACCATATGACTTTACGCGAGCGCACGCAAAAGAGCACAACGAGTGAAACAAACGAGGAGCTTTAAAGAGATGAGTGAATTTCGCCTCCAACAATACAAATTCATGTTCCACTTGTGACCTGTCAGCACTTCCAAAGGTGAAATAATACCATCCAAAGGCTATTTCATTAcgatttcatttttccttctttttttctcctcgaCCATACCGTCAAGCATTCTCTAAGACCATCCAATtcctaattaaaatttttttacacctaGTCCTCTTAATCTGCTTTTTTTGTGTCATCGAACATGGCAAGAAAGTACTAATGGTATAAGCTAAGCTTTGTTCGAGCAGGAACTACCACGACCCACACGTATCATAAAATTTATTCTTTCACCGAAAACGGCTATCAAACATTGACATATTTGCTAAATTTGAACGCTGATGTAGCAATTTTCAATTCCTTTACCTGTAATTTCATGGAAGACTAAAAACATCAACGTTATCCCACAAGGAAGCCCAATACAGCAATAAGCAACAAAATTTATCAGTACTCCTATCGTCTGCCGGCCTGATCCTCGGACAATACCACTGCAAacacccttaaaaaaaatattaaccgAAAGAAAACTCATTTGACAATGACTTGAGTCTTGGGCCCTGCAGTTGCTTTAAAAGTTGTGTCAGCGGTCTACTACAAATGCGGCTAATGCGATGTTTTTGGCAATTTTGACAACAAATCATATAAATACCATTTAGAGAGGAAAGAGTCATTGAACTCTACTGACAGCCCAAACATTCGTTACTACCTTGCCTGACCacttttcctttgaattttcaCCAGAATGTAATGAACAAGAAATCGTTATTCGTCAATAATCCATTGAACAGTTAAATTTCACGAGAGAGAAAGTGGCTtgattacattttcttttcagttgctATGGAAGTACAAGATTAGCAGCTAGATATTTTCGACTATAAATCCTCttgtaaaattgtaaaatacaaaGTCTAAGAACGGAAGTGACAAAACCAgtcaagtaaaaaattaaattttacctgACTTCTGGTTGTTAATTAAAGACACTAAACGGTTAAGAATTGTTCTTTACCTGGACTCCATCAAAGAGAAAGTAGGCAGACATGAAGCGAATATTCTTTGTGTATAATGACAACACTTCGctgcacgaaaaaaaaaaaaaaaaaaaaaaaaaagatttttattcaGTAAACATAACGTTAAGGTGTTTAATAAACCACAGGCGGCCCTAGCTCCAGCtgcgagatgatcatcttgcacaataacagtcatggcggaattataagagtttgtatgagaatatttacgaccgctctaaggaataaagcaatacgtcaaattctcaataaaaaatacctcaccttactttcacagcgtatcAGTTGTTATCTGACCGTTTGAAAGGCCTTTCTTATatacgttgaaaacctcgaaatggacaactcgctaaaatgggttcttttcatcaaagcaaacggtcagataacaagtgatacgctgtgaaagtaaggtgaggtatttttattgagaatttgacgtatttctttattccttagagcggtcgtaaatattctcatacaaactcttataattccgccatgactgttgttgtgcaagatgatcatccCACAGCGGGAATGTGGGCCGCCTGTGAACAAACAAAATGACAGACAGAGAAATGGTCTTTGTCATAGGTGCGACTGATTTAGACTGACATGCATGAGCGAGGAATTTTGACCGGCACGCACGAGAAGTTAAGCGAGACACACACAAGAGCAAAACCTTTCTTTTCGATTTCTTTGGAAGGGAGCTCTATTTCGCGTGTCTGTTCCTTCGCACGCGTGTTTCTTTGGTGCACGCGTGTTTCTTTAGTgcgtgctttttttttttgctacgtTGACTAAGAGACCATTGCCCAAATTTTGAGATCCTTTCAATGACGAGGTAATAAAGCGGTAATCTGAGGTTCATACGTATATCGATCACAACACCATAACTGATAACATTgctaatcataaaaattacaattcacTTGCCGAtttgttatcagacagttcaataagccaatcacacTCAGAATTGTAGtgtaaatcaaccaatcacaacctggGCCTCAATCACCATTGGAACTGTGTACAGACTCcaaaattgaagttttctttaatatggataatttttttctccttttcatggaaattgtaattttatgatGATTTAgtaataagacttcgtgtcatccaattttcggtctgtaatcatactcgtgatgAACAAATCGGAATGTCTGATTTTGTTAGCACTCACATGATTACAGACTTCtttggactccactcagttctaTCACCATTTCAAATTACCATGAATAATGTACGAACCTGTTATCGGTAAACACTCTTCCAGTCATGTCTTGCAGTCCAAAGAAAATGGCAAACACAACAAGATCTATACAGACTGTAGGTAAAAGAGTTTTATCTTCAACTAAGAGTCAAAATCAATCTGCCTTTATTTCAAGAAGTAATGGCTATAGGTGACCGCAAATTTTGGTGAACTTATATTGGTATCTATGATTCCACTACGAGTTTAAGGTACTTTTCGAATAATTTTCTACAAGTTTTTACCGATAAGTCCAATAGCCACTTTTGCTGTCCTTTTTGCTGCAGCTGGGTCGCCGGCACCCAAAGCATTTCCAACACGGACACCAGCGGCAATGCTTATTCCAAGAGGAATCTACACATGTAAAACAACGGGATTAAATGACTATACCATATATCTTATTTGTGGAAAAGTCCATTGGCAGAGACATGTATCATGAGAGAGTGTTGATCTAAACATTCAAGAACAATGGAAACCTGAATGCATTGTCATAAATCTTAGTGCTATTAATGGATACCAACGATTTTAACCTGCATTTTGTCATCATACATTTAATAAGTTTTGTTATCTCACTCACCATAAAATGAAATGCGGCCCACTGGAAAATTACCCCATATGTGGCCAGTTGGTACTCACCATACGACCCTTTCAAGGTAAAATAACAGAAACTATCGTATTACTTATCACCACAtggttattaaaataaaattaattttatatcaTAAAAAGTAAGTGCTGGACAAATCTCTAATTGAGCATCAACAATAATCCTTGACTTTTAGAtgttagttttattttacttcatgCTGTGATCAGATGCTTTGAGTTCTCATCAGGTTGTTACatgttattttcctttgctctaGAATGCCTTAGTTTAgctaagttttgttttcataacattaaatcaaaatttgaagGAGTAATAATGGTTTTGCTAAAGGCTATACCAATTGAAACAAAGCAAATTGTGGAAAAACATCTGTTGTCTTTTAGATAAGAATTAGTGTAACAAGCAGACACAGGAGTGTAGGGTGTGTCTGCTGAATTCAAACTTATTTCAAGTTAACATGAGAGGAGAACTTTACTTCCTTGGGCAAGAATTCACTTAGCACAGGGTGTCCACTAACAAAATAGCACCTGCTTGGCACAGGTTTTGCTTGTTGTCAATTTTGCTTACTCATAGGCCTCAGTCAATAATGAATTTCATAACATAAATTAAGTATGAGCCagtacatggaaaaaattgctACAAATTCAAATGCTATATATCGGACTGACTTAAAAATTGCCCGAATTCCCACTTAAGAGTCAGGAATAACTTTCTGTTGTTTGAAACATTTATCTCAGTACCTGCAAGAAATGATCCTATTTCAAAACTCCACCACTCAATACAAATCATCACCATTCCAGCCACAGCAAGCTTGATAAACTGTCCCCAGTCTAACAGACTTTCTATGGTCCAGCCTAAAATGCAATATAATTGGACAAATTATACAAGAGAAGCTATGCTATATGGCAAATCTACAGataataaatacaaataaatatcCCTGATGATGAATTTCTGGTTAAATTCTACAGTGCATGATGGTTTTGGTGACCAACAGATCAAGAAGGTTTAAGATAAATGAAAACTAGTTTCCATGTAATCCCCTCCCATACAACAATTCCCAATTGAAAGCTTCCTTAAAAGTTGGCCTCTACTCATTTTTACTTCTTGGTGTATAAAGGCACATTAAGAGTAAAGCTTCTCTTGCCATGAACATAATGCAATGGCTCTGCCAGTCCTCTAACTTCTCTACCCACAGCCCATTGCACTAACCTTGGGGCAATCCCATCTACATCCTTTCTCCCTCACCAACTGTTATTCTTATTccagaaaaagagagaggatAAGATACCATCCAAAATAATTCATGCCACCCTGTTATTCTTCCCATGTGAACAGtataaacaggaaaaaaatttttaacatatttctatacaatattacaaaatttgTCCTGCTACATGTCACAGCACCATCCTCACTGAAGTGGCCCTTAACGTGTGTATCCAAACTGACTCAAACAGTCAAGCTGTTAATTTAATTATTCTGTCTACCAGTGAGTTAACAAAGCAGGGGTGTGCTGTCAATATTAATGATGTAGGTCTGTTTTGAGTACCTGGCCATGTTTTTGCATCCAACTTCATAACCTTCATATAAACAAAGGTCAACAAAAATAGAATCACATTGGTAAAAGACCAGCTGATGGCAATCCCTCTAGAGAGACAAAGCTAGATTAGTAATAtttaatatcatcaaaagtCCCACACATTCAAGAGTTACAAAGTTATTAAAACCCACAAACAGTcaagggaaatgaaaaaagtttaaagtaTGGTGTGAATTTAAGCCTGAAAAGTGTTCTTCAAAGAAAATGGCTCTATGTCCACTTTAGCATGAAGTTAAAttcaaattaaccctttaactgctaagatctgattgttaattcttccctcaaGCTGCAactcatttctttgtaaattagcCATAgatcttgtttgcttttttatttttatatatgCAAGGCTTTATCCAAAGGAGTACAAGTTCTATGCCAATCATATGTTTGTTTCTACAGCTGTACCTAATTTTAGTGCAAATTTCCCTATTTTAGCAGGTTCACATTAGCATTTTGGCTGGGTAATTATTAAAGCTACGATTTAGTAACCTGCAGTGTCAAACTGAGAGATGCACCAACTGATTAACTGACCAAATGCATGCAAAACAATTTAGGAGACACTTACCTGAAACCCCATTTGAGGACATATACCATCAATGCACTCAAGCCAATCTGAATAGCATTGGAGACAGCACCAACATAAAGAATTGGTTTCACAACACCCTGCAAAGAAGattaataatatatatttaacaaataaagatcATAATGAATCCACCTGTCAACAAGCAACATTAAAGTGCATTGAAATGGCTTACTGAGAGACAGAAAGAAAGCCAGACAGAGAGATTGAGTCAATCATAAACTACAGGTTTCACCATTGCACAATAACACAATTTAAGGTATTGTTTCTTTGATGTGAAATATACATGCATCATCCATTGCCtttcaaataagaaataaaaaagtagaTATATCAaatgtatattttcaaattgcagtgTTTTTGAAAATGGGTGTATGTATATGACTTCTGTATTAAtgtatacatacatgtacatgacttgtgttaatttttaaactgtatacatgtatttactttttaaaacatttcatatATAGGTGCAGCATAATATGAAGTGTGTGCAAAATAGTTAAACACATTATACCTGGGTCTGAAGATATCTTTGTAATAGAAAGAACATGAAGATAGCCTGTGGAAACCAAGAACATTCACTTGTACTTAACGAGATTTCTGATCTACAAGGATGATATTTGAGCAATACTGT
This region of Pocillopora verrucosa isolate sample1 chromosome 3, ASM3666991v2, whole genome shotgun sequence genomic DNA includes:
- the LOC131798012 gene encoding multidrug and toxin extrusion protein 2-like; this translates as MANDALESVSPNNEFDIHIRQKDEHYRLERRSGCLGGLLSSGTCIEIRGLFTLAWPTVFSYFFYHLISMITLFFAGRLGEVELAAGTLAISFINVTGPSLFTGLSSALETLGSQAIGAKNYRMAGIAFQRGIWILGIACILTWALWINAELLLLRVEQKRNVSHLTQEFTLTCIPASIAIFMFFLLQRYLQTQGVVKPILYVGAVSNAIQIGLSALMVYVLKWGFRGIAISWSFTNVILFLLTFVYMKVMKLDAKTWPGWTIESLLDWGQFIKLAVAGMVMICIEWWSFEIGSFLAGSYGEYQLATYGVIFQWAAFHFMIPLGISIAAGVRVGNALGAGDPAAAKRTAKVAIGLIVCIDLVVFAIFFGLQDMTGRVFTDNSEVLSLYTKNIRFMSAYFLFDGVQGVCSGIVRGSGRQTIGVLINFVAYCCIGLPCGITLMFLVFHEITGLWIGLGIGVVSQASLYVILLWRTDWERQAQLAKERTAIKAALYNVSETWINVEVSRRERDAMLSSWIYKTSSLPFLCRFHAANNYFELLTSDGNKRTECNGELEFNLEDSALETACGTSHHIRLTSSEKKSLITKRLIPLGISLLILGAAVFVQFFVPLPPSYETATVDNKTVSGNITGNQAHVLTDLF